A region from the Clostridium beijerinckii genome encodes:
- a CDS encoding methyl-accepting chemotaxis protein: MEWFSNLKISKKLITSFVLVALICGAMGGFSIYNLKSINDNDTILYTNQTVPISQLGQISTEFQKLRVATRELIITQSAGEMDVIIKNIEERRANINELSDSYEKTIINPEMKPLFDNFIAARNDYKTKLDKTIELAKENKTDEAFAMVSENGEVGIAATAEQNAIEKMVAMKTNDAKERSESNDKTASSTITITVVVIIFVMIIAILIGVYISRLISNPIKRVVDMIEKMDKGRFGERLNINTNDEIGEMARAMDSFADKLQNNVIGVLKKISQGDVSMDVKIEDARNEIAPAMKNTVETIRGLKDEVQRLIKAAVEGKLDVRADETKHSGDFRHIVEGVNKLIEAMVKPIKEVTNVMSEMSQGKLDSSVNGEYKGEFGILATSVNNTIDSLNEVLNEINTASEQVFTGASEVSDGSQALSHGATEQASAIEELTASITEVAAQTKENAINANQAKNIALNVKENAENGNKHMSEMLKSMGEINESSANISKIIKVIDDIAFQTNILALNAAVEAARAGQHGKGFAVVAEEVRNLAARSANAAKETTELIEGSIKKAEKGTDIANNTAKALDEIVDGISKAATIVTEIAESSNEQATGISQINLGLEQVSQVVQTNSSTSEESASASEELSSQAQILKEMVSSFKLKNNNSYISSLNNKIKNKQYSSKENNMAIKEVATTSNKPKIALSDSEFGKY, encoded by the coding sequence ATGGAGTGGTTTTCGAATCTAAAAATAAGTAAAAAGTTAATAACAAGTTTTGTATTAGTAGCATTAATATGTGGAGCAATGGGTGGTTTTTCCATTTATAATTTAAAATCAATTAATGATAATGATACTATACTATATACAAATCAGACTGTACCTATTTCACAGCTTGGGCAAATTTCAACTGAGTTTCAAAAGCTAAGAGTAGCTACAAGGGAACTAATAATTACACAATCAGCTGGAGAGATGGATGTAATTATAAAGAATATTGAGGAAAGAAGAGCAAATATAAATGAATTGTCTGATTCTTATGAAAAGACAATTATTAACCCTGAAATGAAACCGCTGTTTGATAATTTTATAGCAGCGAGAAATGATTATAAAACAAAGCTCGATAAAACAATAGAGCTTGCAAAAGAAAATAAGACTGATGAAGCATTTGCTATGGTAAGTGAAAATGGTGAAGTTGGGATAGCAGCAACAGCTGAACAAAATGCTATAGAAAAAATGGTAGCTATGAAAACTAACGATGCAAAAGAAAGATCTGAGTCAAATGATAAAACTGCTTCATCAACTATTACAATAACAGTTGTAGTAATTATTTTTGTTATGATTATAGCCATATTAATTGGAGTATACATTTCAAGATTAATTAGTAATCCTATAAAAAGGGTAGTAGATATGATTGAAAAAATGGATAAAGGTCGTTTTGGAGAAAGACTAAATATTAATACAAATGATGAAATAGGTGAAATGGCTAGAGCAATGGATTCATTTGCAGATAAGTTGCAGAATAATGTTATTGGGGTTCTGAAGAAAATTTCCCAAGGTGATGTTAGCATGGATGTTAAAATTGAAGACGCAAGAAATGAAATAGCTCCAGCTATGAAGAATACTGTAGAAACTATAAGAGGACTTAAAGATGAAGTTCAAAGACTTATAAAAGCAGCTGTAGAAGGAAAATTAGATGTAAGAGCAGATGAAACAAAACATAGTGGAGACTTTAGACACATAGTAGAGGGCGTAAATAAATTAATTGAAGCTATGGTAAAACCAATTAAAGAAGTTACTAATGTTATGAGTGAAATGTCGCAAGGAAAGTTGGACAGTTCAGTAAATGGAGAGTATAAAGGAGAATTTGGAATATTAGCAACTTCTGTTAATAATACAATAGATTCTTTAAATGAGGTCCTTAATGAAATAAATACTGCGTCAGAACAGGTGTTTACAGGGGCAAGTGAAGTTTCAGATGGTAGCCAAGCACTATCTCATGGAGCTACAGAACAAGCAAGTGCTATAGAAGAATTAACAGCTTCTATAACTGAAGTAGCAGCACAAACAAAGGAAAATGCCATTAATGCTAATCAAGCTAAAAATATTGCTCTTAATGTAAAGGAAAATGCAGAGAATGGTAATAAGCATATGAGTGAAATGCTTAAATCAATGGGTGAGATAAATGAATCTTCTGCAAATATTTCTAAAATAATAAAGGTAATAGATGATATAGCATTCCAAACCAATATACTTGCACTTAATGCAGCCGTGGAAGCAGCAAGAGCAGGTCAACATGGTAAGGGGTTTGCAGTAGTTGCTGAAGAAGTAAGAAACTTGGCGGCAAGAAGCGCAAATGCAGCTAAAGAAACTACAGAATTAATAGAAGGTTCTATAAAAAAAGCTGAAAAAGGTACAGATATTGCAAATAATACAGCAAAAGCTTTAGATGAAATAGTAGATGGAATATCAAAAGCAGCTACAATTGTAACAGAAATAGCAGAATCTTCAAATGAACAAGCTACTGGTATTTCACAAATAAACCTAGGTCTTGAGCAAGTATCACAAGTTGTTCAAACAAATTCATCAACGTCTGAAGAAAGTGCATCAGCTAGTGAGGAACTTTCAAGCCAAGCACAAATACTTAAAGAGATGGTTTCTAGTTTTAAACTTAAAAATAATAATAGTTATATTAGTTCGTTAAATAATAAGATTAAAAATAAACAATATTCTAGTAAAGAAAATAATATGGCAATTAAAGAAGTAGCAACTACATCAAATAAACCTAAAATAGCTTTAAGTGATAGTGAGTTCGGTAAATACTAA
- a CDS encoding chemotaxis protein CheW, giving the protein MSDLLEEIVEIEEDTQKDKYLIFSIDKQYYGIDIKYVIEIIGIEPITEVPELPNYIKGVINLRGKIIPVMDVRLKFKKEEKEYDDRTCIIVVEMEGISIGLIIDRVLEVANIDKNSISPPPKTSSNKDNGNKYIKGIGKMGNEVRLLIDCHKLLEEDEIEELKIKK; this is encoded by the coding sequence ATGTCAGACTTATTAGAAGAAATAGTTGAAATTGAAGAAGATACTCAAAAAGATAAATATCTTATATTTTCAATTGATAAACAATACTATGGTATAGATATTAAATATGTAATAGAAATTATAGGTATTGAGCCAATAACTGAAGTACCAGAATTGCCTAATTATATTAAAGGCGTTATAAATCTTAGAGGTAAGATAATACCTGTAATGGATGTTAGACTAAAATTTAAAAAAGAAGAAAAAGAATATGATGACAGAACATGCATTATAGTTGTTGAGATGGAAGGTATATCCATTGGATTAATAATAGATAGAGTATTAGAGGTAGCGAATATTGATAAAAATAGCATTTCACCACCACCTAAGACCAGTTCAAACAAAGACAATGGTAATAAATACATAAAAGGAATCGGCAAGATGGGAAATGAGGTAAGGCTTCTTATAGATTGCCATAAGCTTCTTGAAGAAGATGAAATAGAAGAACTAAAAATTAAAAAATAA
- a CDS encoding chemotaxis protein CheA yields the protein MDNKEPMLEMFIFETFEMVEQLQQLIIDSEKIKKFEAESINEIFRIMHTIKGSSGMMMFDNIANISHTIEDLFYFIRESKPEKIDYLNLTDLVLEGSDLIKAEIEKINNDKEPDGDFTLFIKKANEFLDVLKTSNEMSENSKKYKNEESVIEKKEVPKYYLSNDKTDTNINLFSATLFFEEVCEMENIRCFSVIHKLKEIAEISYFYPEDIVENNETCEIIKEQGFKIFFRTNYGVEDIRESFMETISLNKVDIDQFYDEKEFNENFKREDEKEAEVIINNVNDNKEVISKTTHKQSLISVDVHKLDMLMDLVGELVISEAMVTKNPEISELQLDSFNKAARQHRKRLSDLQDVVMSIRMVSLAPTLNKMNRIVRDMCKKLNKEAELEIIGQDTEVDKNIIEHIGDPLMHIIRNSMDHGIETAEERIASGKSPKGKLIIEAKNTGGEVWISIKDDGKGLNKHKILKKAKDHGLVKEKENELTDKEIYSMIFLPGFSTNENVTEFSGRGVGMDVVAKEIEKIRGTVIVDSIEGKETTTSIKIPLTLAIIEGMTIKVGNSVFTIPITSIRQSFIIKKEDIIKDFDNKEMILIRGECYSLLRLHELYNIKTDVVNIEDGIVIMVEDQGKSKCIFADALIGEQQVVIKALPDYIKKVKGVSGCSLLGDATISLILDISEIVNIS from the coding sequence ATGGATAATAAAGAACCAATGTTGGAGATGTTTATCTTTGAAACATTTGAGATGGTAGAACAACTTCAGCAACTTATAATTGATAGTGAAAAAATCAAAAAATTTGAAGCAGAGAGCATAAATGAAATATTTAGAATAATGCATACTATTAAAGGTTCTTCTGGAATGATGATGTTTGATAATATAGCTAATATTTCTCACACTATAGAAGATTTATTTTATTTTATTAGAGAGTCAAAACCTGAAAAAATTGACTATTTGAATCTTACAGATTTAGTGCTTGAAGGAAGCGACCTTATAAAAGCAGAGATAGAAAAAATAAATAATGATAAAGAACCAGATGGAGATTTTACTTTATTCATTAAAAAAGCAAATGAATTTTTAGATGTTTTAAAAACATCTAATGAAATGTCAGAAAATTCCAAAAAATATAAAAATGAGGAATCAGTGATAGAGAAAAAGGAAGTACCAAAATATTATTTAAGTAATGATAAAACCGATACAAACATTAATTTGTTTAGTGCTACATTATTTTTTGAAGAAGTATGTGAAATGGAGAATATAAGATGTTTTTCTGTTATTCACAAACTTAAAGAAATTGCAGAGATTTCATATTTTTATCCAGAAGATATTGTTGAAAACAATGAGACTTGTGAAATAATAAAAGAGCAAGGTTTTAAAATATTTTTTAGAACTAATTATGGTGTAGAAGATATTAGAGAATCTTTTATGGAAACAATATCTTTAAATAAAGTTGATATTGATCAGTTCTATGATGAAAAAGAGTTCAATGAAAATTTTAAAAGAGAAGATGAAAAGGAAGCAGAAGTTATTATTAACAATGTAAATGATAACAAAGAAGTGATTTCTAAAACTACTCACAAGCAAAGCTTAATTAGTGTTGATGTGCATAAGCTAGACATGCTTATGGACTTGGTTGGAGAATTGGTTATTTCAGAAGCAATGGTAACTAAAAATCCGGAGATTTCAGAATTGCAATTAGATAGTTTTAATAAAGCAGCAAGACAACATAGGAAAAGACTTTCAGACCTTCAGGATGTTGTGATGTCTATAAGAATGGTATCCCTTGCACCTACACTAAATAAGATGAACAGAATAGTGCGTGATATGTGTAAAAAACTAAATAAAGAAGCAGAACTTGAAATAATTGGACAAGATACAGAAGTAGATAAAAACATAATAGAACATATTGGTGATCCTCTAATGCACATAATAAGAAATTCTATGGATCATGGTATAGAGACAGCAGAAGAAAGAATTGCTAGTGGGAAATCACCAAAAGGAAAGCTAATTATTGAGGCTAAAAATACAGGCGGAGAAGTTTGGATTAGCATAAAAGATGACGGTAAAGGTCTTAATAAACATAAAATATTGAAAAAAGCAAAAGATCATGGATTAGTAAAAGAAAAAGAAAATGAGCTAACAGACAAGGAAATTTATTCAATGATATTTTTGCCAGGTTTTTCAACGAATGAAAATGTTACAGAGTTTTCTGGACGTGGAGTCGGAATGGATGTAGTTGCTAAAGAAATTGAAAAAATTAGAGGTACTGTAATTGTTGATAGTATAGAAGGTAAGGAAACTACAACATCAATAAAAATCCCGCTAACTTTAGCAATTATTGAAGGAATGACAATAAAGGTTGGAAATTCAGTTTTCACAATTCCTATTACATCTATTAGGCAATCATTCATAATTAAAAAAGAAGATATAATTAAAGATTTTGATAATAAAGAAATGATACTTATAAGAGGAGAATGTTATTCATTATTAAGACTTCATGAACTTTATAATATTAAAACTGATGTAGTAAATATTGAAGATGGTATTGTAATTATGGTTGAAGATCAAGGTAAAAGTAAATGTATTTTTGCAGATGCACTTATTGGAGAACAGCAAGTAGTAATTAAAGCACTTCCTGATTATATTAAAAAAGTAAAAGGCGTAAGTGGATGCTCATTACTTGGAGATGCAACTATAAGCTTAATACTTGACATATCGGAGATTGTGAATATTAGCTAA
- a CDS encoding N-acetylmuramoyl-L-alanine amidase — protein MFNIKKKIVTFVIGFTMVLGLIPTINVQAAIVTNSTQSTLSKQAITAISKLDKTKKTIVIDPGHNYGGDLGAEVTNNGVTYKEVDLNMQVASKLKVELEKRGYNVVMTRYEAEKPMIGVNQSLRDRVVIGNNAKADFFISIHHNSILMAGVKGIETYYSSEEQSEDFKGGAVSNKLEISKKMATIINDSIAKNLNLNNRGAKDASLFIRSTNMPSIIVECGFITNQEDAKRCANPLSQQKLAEAIADAIKANIKSTK, from the coding sequence ATGTTTAATATTAAAAAGAAAATTGTTACTTTTGTGATTGGATTTACAATGGTTTTAGGTTTAATTCCAACAATAAATGTACAAGCAGCTATTGTTACTAATTCAACACAATCCACATTAAGTAAGCAAGCCATAACAGCTATATCAAAATTAGACAAAACAAAAAAGACTATAGTAATTGATCCAGGGCATAATTACGGTGGAGATTTAGGTGCTGAAGTTACAAATAATGGAGTAACTTATAAAGAGGTTGATTTAAACATGCAAGTTGCATCAAAGTTAAAGGTAGAGCTTGAAAAAAGAGGTTATAATGTAGTAATGACTAGATATGAAGCGGAAAAGCCAATGATAGGTGTAAATCAAAGTCTTAGGGATAGAGTCGTTATTGGAAATAATGCTAAGGCAGATTTTTTTATAAGTATACATCATAATTCTATATTGATGGCAGGCGTTAAAGGAATAGAAACATATTATAGTTCAGAAGAGCAAAGTGAAGATTTTAAAGGTGGAGCAGTTTCTAATAAGCTTGAAATCAGTAAGAAGATGGCTACAATTATAAATGATAGCATTGCTAAAAATCTTAATTTGAATAATAGAGGAGCTAAAGATGCTTCATTATTCATAAGAAGTACAAATATGCCATCAATAATTGTGGAATGTGGGTTTATAACAAATCAAGAAGACGCAAAAAGATGTGCAAATCCACTTAGTCAACAAAAATTAGCTGAGGCTATTGCAGATGCTATAAAAGCTAATATTAAATCAACTAAATAA
- a CDS encoding ATP-dependent DNA helicase, whose product MSSYEKEFKEEVLYLNNTISLINKNLKIELNKVSLAQKELMNVNRYMWENSVHYIDDIDRLADIKQDLSIIHIQRAGYEEIEKKIYTYKSMQSKPYFARIDFKEEDEDSVENIYIGFNNLLDEDVYDVYVYDWRSPIASIFYRCELGSASYKAPNGEIKGEISIKRQYEIKNGKLEYFIDSNLNIVDDALRNALAKNTSSKMKNIVETIQREQDIIIRDESDLLIVQGVAGSGKTSIALHRVAFLMYQGVLNKLYSNNIIIISPNDLFGNYISDVLPELGEENIKTVTFEYIFKEIFTNNISLKSRNQLLEEIISTEDSKRRNIIKSSMEFKASKEFVIILKRLICYFEHRMIEITDIYYDGIYIADRNSIKEFLLKDTINMSIEKKLTIIENRIFERIQPIRKKRRKKLEKFISKYPEHQFEIRALARLITIKETYKLKDQINSFTKVDYMRIYKTLFKDKNLFYNLSKGLNLPENIEVIIDSFNCDYEKTISYEDILPLMYLKVKMSGCNLFKEIKQVVVDEAQDYYPIHFEILKELFKNSKFTILGDISQSIEKEVTLSVYEDVKNILNKKRNVTVSMNKSFRCSYEISKFSNRFLDKNILIESFERHEEEPKVIKADSTYDLDEKIVECISKYENLNYKSIAVLCKSMNECEKVYEKLKDKVNIKIISGNNDGVNGIMIIPVYMAKGLEFDCVIVYDANNNNYNTEFDKRLLYIASTRALHKLTLFYTGNKSKYLEVTNNII is encoded by the coding sequence ATGAGTAGTTATGAAAAGGAATTCAAAGAGGAAGTTTTATATCTTAATAATACTATTTCACTTATAAACAAAAATTTGAAGATTGAGTTAAATAAGGTGTCTTTAGCTCAAAAGGAACTAATGAATGTGAATAGATATATGTGGGAAAATTCAGTACATTATATTGACGATATTGATAGGTTGGCTGACATAAAGCAGGATTTATCTATTATTCATATTCAAAGAGCAGGTTATGAAGAAATAGAAAAAAAGATATACACATATAAGAGTATGCAAAGTAAACCTTACTTTGCAAGAATAGACTTTAAAGAAGAAGACGAGGATAGTGTTGAAAACATATATATAGGATTTAATAACCTTCTAGATGAAGATGTTTATGATGTGTACGTTTATGACTGGAGATCTCCAATTGCAAGTATATTTTATAGATGTGAATTGGGCAGTGCAAGTTACAAAGCACCTAATGGAGAGATAAAAGGAGAAATTTCAATTAAAAGGCAATATGAAATTAAGAATGGAAAGTTAGAGTATTTTATTGATTCTAATTTAAATATTGTTGATGACGCACTTAGAAATGCTTTGGCTAAAAATACTTCTTCGAAAATGAAAAACATAGTTGAGACAATACAAAGAGAGCAGGATATTATTATTCGTGATGAAAGTGATTTGCTTATTGTTCAAGGCGTGGCTGGAAGTGGAAAGACATCTATTGCACTTCATAGAGTTGCCTTTTTAATGTATCAAGGAGTATTGAACAAATTATATTCTAATAATATCATTATAATTTCACCTAATGATTTGTTTGGAAATTATATAAGTGATGTTTTACCAGAACTTGGAGAAGAAAATATTAAAACTGTCACATTTGAATATATATTTAAAGAAATATTTACTAATAATATTTCTTTAAAATCTAGAAATCAATTATTAGAAGAAATAATAAGCACTGAGGATAGTAAAAGAAGAAATATCATTAAATCAAGTATGGAATTTAAGGCTTCTAAAGAATTTGTAATAATACTGAAAAGATTAATATGTTATTTTGAACATAGAATGATAGAAATTACAGATATTTATTATGATGGAATATACATTGCAGATAGAAATTCAATTAAAGAGTTTTTGCTAAAAGATACTATAAATATGTCTATTGAGAAAAAGCTAACAATAATTGAAAACAGGATATTTGAAAGAATTCAACCTATTAGAAAGAAAAGAAGAAAAAAACTCGAAAAATTTATTAGTAAATATCCTGAGCATCAATTTGAAATCAGGGCTTTAGCAAGGTTAATTACAATAAAGGAAACTTATAAATTAAAAGATCAAATTAATAGCTTTACTAAAGTTGATTATATGAGAATTTATAAGACTTTGTTTAAAGATAAAAATTTATTTTATAATTTATCAAAAGGGCTTAATTTACCAGAAAACATAGAAGTTATAATAGATAGTTTTAACTGCGATTATGAAAAAACTATATCATATGAAGATATACTTCCACTTATGTATCTTAAAGTGAAAATGAGTGGATGTAATTTATTTAAAGAAATTAAGCAAGTTGTTGTAGATGAAGCTCAAGATTATTATCCTATACATTTTGAAATTCTAAAGGAATTATTTAAGAATTCAAAATTCACTATTTTAGGTGATATAAGTCAGTCAATAGAAAAGGAAGTAACTTTATCTGTTTATGAGGATGTAAAAAACATATTAAATAAAAAAAGAAATGTTACTGTTTCTATGAATAAAAGCTTTAGATGCTCATATGAAATAAGCAAGTTTAGTAATAGATTTCTTGATAAAAATATTCTGATAGAAAGCTTTGAAAGACATGAAGAAGAACCTAAAGTAATAAAAGCTGATAGTACTTATGATTTAGATGAAAAAATAGTTGAATGCATATCTAAGTATGAGAATTTAAATTATAAGTCAATAGCAGTTTTGTGTAAGAGCATGAATGAATGTGAAAAAGTTTATGAAAAATTAAAAGATAAAGTAAATATTAAGATTATCAGTGGAAACAATGATGGCGTAAATGGAATAATGATAATACCGGTATATATGGCAAAGGGATTAGAATTTGACTGTGTTATAGTTTATGATGCAAATAACAATAACTATAACACTGAATTTGATAAAAGGTTATTATATATTGCATCTACTAGGGCACTTCACAAATTAACTTTATTTTATACGGGGAATAAATCTAAATATCTTGAAGTTACTAATAATATTATTTAG
- a CDS encoding radical SAM protein, translating into MYDYPLYRPPSESNSLIIQATLGCSHNKCSFCNMYKSKKFTIKALEKIKDDINHFRQIYGHVERIFLADGDALIIKAEDLKEILAYIKKLFPECSRVTLYGSPKSILLKTPQELSDLKDLGLSMIYMGVESGNDEILNDINKGVSSEDLIKAAKRVKEANILLSVTVIAGIGGKEKSKRHAIGTGEIMSSMTPDYLGVLTLMVEKETILYNKILNKEFEILNDKEVLNEIKLLIEHINVKETIVFRCNHASNYISLSGNLPRDKEKLLNQINYYENTNKLKQEEDRRL; encoded by the coding sequence ATGTACGATTACCCATTATACAGACCACCTAGTGAAAGTAATAGCCTTATAATACAAGCAACTTTAGGATGCTCTCACAATAAATGTAGCTTTTGTAACATGTATAAATCTAAGAAGTTTACAATAAAAGCATTAGAAAAAATTAAAGATGATATAAATCATTTTAGACAAATATATGGACACGTGGAAAGAATATTTTTAGCTGATGGAGATGCTCTGATTATTAAAGCAGAGGATTTAAAAGAAATATTAGCATATATAAAAAAGTTGTTTCCAGAATGTAGTAGGGTTACTCTCTATGGTTCTCCTAAATCTATATTACTTAAAACTCCACAAGAATTAAGTGATCTTAAAGACTTAGGATTATCAATGATATATATGGGAGTTGAAAGTGGAAATGATGAGATTTTAAATGATATAAATAAAGGCGTAAGTAGTGAAGATCTAATTAAAGCTGCAAAGAGGGTTAAGGAGGCAAATATATTACTATCAGTAACGGTTATAGCTGGTATTGGCGGAAAAGAAAAGAGTAAACGTCATGCAATTGGAACTGGTGAAATAATGAGTAGTATGACTCCAGATTACTTAGGAGTATTGACTCTTATGGTTGAGAAAGAAACTATTTTGTATAATAAAATTTTGAATAAAGAATTTGAAATTTTAAATGACAAAGAAGTTTTAAATGAAATTAAACTTTTAATTGAGCATATTAATGTAAAAGAGACAATAGTATTTAGATGTAATCATGCCTCAAATTATATTTCGTTAAGTGGAAATTTACCTAGAGATAAAGAAAAATTATTAAATCAAATAAACTATTATGAAAATACAAATAAACTAAAGCAAGAAGAGGACAGAAGACTTTAA
- a CDS encoding beta-ketoacyl-ACP synthase — translation MGIKLSCIDICRASKIVSNDVYLKHFERQDKNVKHLLSDVMGRDKRFMFDEEETTLSLAAKVAKSALDKANLMGNDIDVLVYSSILSEYIAPPTSILLHKELNLGRNVMCFDMNANCAGMTVALEHVSNYLMSSKRAKRALIVGCDDVHSLTDSNNELCYGNYGHTSCAIILEKVDEDCGVVDTEYYINTEESHNVMYPSQGFSSFFKSQDVDELYLNWVPFNGGACVYPAVDIMTRMVKENGLTNNDVSMFCFSQFALVNIKTIRELMDIDEDKSIYIGDKYGYTGTSSPFIALYESIKQGKVKRGDYIVFWTIGSGSESIAMLYKY, via the coding sequence ATGGGAATAAAATTAAGCTGTATTGACATTTGTCGTGCTTCTAAGATTGTTTCAAATGATGTTTATTTAAAGCATTTTGAAAGGCAAGATAAGAATGTAAAACATTTGTTATCAGATGTAATGGGTAGAGATAAGAGATTTATGTTTGATGAAGAGGAGACAACATTATCTTTAGCTGCAAAAGTCGCAAAGTCTGCATTAGACAAAGCAAATTTGATGGGTAATGACATAGATGTGTTAGTTTATTCTTCTATACTATCAGAATATATAGCACCACCAACATCAATTCTGTTGCATAAAGAATTAAATTTAGGAAGAAACGTAATGTGCTTTGATATGAATGCTAATTGTGCGGGTATGACTGTTGCTTTAGAACATGTATCAAATTACTTAATGTCTTCAAAACGTGCAAAAAGAGCTTTAATTGTTGGGTGTGATGATGTACACTCTCTTACTGATTCTAATAATGAACTTTGTTATGGTAATTATGGACATACTTCATGTGCAATAATTTTAGAAAAAGTAGATGAGGATTGTGGAGTAGTTGATACTGAATACTATATAAATACAGAAGAGAGTCACAATGTTATGTATCCAAGTCAGGGATTTTCAAGTTTCTTCAAGTCACAAGATGTGGACGAACTTTATTTGAATTGGGTACCATTTAATGGCGGAGCTTGTGTTTATCCAGCTGTGGATATTATGACAAGAATGGTAAAAGAAAATGGATTAACAAATAATGACGTTAGTATGTTTTGTTTTTCACAGTTTGCACTTGTAAATATAAAAACCATAAGAGAACTTATGGATATAGATGAAGATAAAAGTATTTATATAGGTGATAAGTATGGGTATACTGGTACTAGCAGTCCTTTTATAGCATTATATGAATCTATAAAACAAGGTAAAGTTAAAAGAGGCGATTATATAGTATTTTGGACAATTGGATCTGGTTCTGAGAGTATAGCAATGCTATATAAATATTAA